A single Antechinus flavipes isolate AdamAnt ecotype Samford, QLD, Australia chromosome 5, AdamAnt_v2, whole genome shotgun sequence DNA region contains:
- the C5H12orf57 gene encoding protein C10: MASGPAQPAALSAEQAKVVLAEVIQAFAAPENAVRMEEARDNACNDMGKMLQFVLPVATQIQQEVLKAYGFSCDGEGVLKFARLVKSYEAQDPEIASLSGKLKALFLPPMTLPPHGPGLGGSVAAS, from the exons ATGGCGTCAGGTCCCGCGCAACCCGCGGCCTTGAGCGCCGAGCAGGCTAAGG TGGTCCTGGCTGAGGTCATCCAGGCGTTCGCAGCCCCGGAAAACGCCGTACGTATGGAAGAGGCTCGGGACAATGCTTGCAATGACATGGGCAAGATGCTGCAGTTCGTGCTTCCCGTGGCTACGCAGATCCAGCAGGAGGTCCTCAAAGCCTACGGCTTCAGCTGCGATGGGGAAG GTGTCCTGAAGTTTGCCAGACTGGTGAAGTCCTATGAAGCTCAAGATCCTGAGATTGCCAGCTTGTCTGGGAAGTTGAAGGCCCTGTTTCTGCCCCCTATGACTCTGCCCCCCCATGGGCCTGGATTAGGGGGCAGTGTGGCAGCCTCCTGA